One Methylophaga marina DNA window includes the following coding sequences:
- the recB gene encoding exodeoxyribonuclease V subunit beta, whose protein sequence is MSAQFDVNTVELKGINLIEASAGTGKTFTLAELYCRLVVQQKLEVSQILVVTYTRAATEELRGRLRARLVSERKQLSQQQQADPQAIKRLQLAIQSFDEAAIYTIHGFCQRALQDFAFESGHFFDMEMVADEQELRQAVADDFWRRHISSADKAFARYLLQNRQNPESLLQSVSSVIGKPYLEVIPLPEMATEPLQSLFNEQFDHVQSLWWLQREQAIAVLQDKNLLNGNKYRTASVSSWIAEMDNLMQAGKQAGLFEKFAKFGHAELTQALKKGQELPELSLWRACDALLDTDQQLQTARLLQLQQLRQQLAEYLASELPKRKQQLKLQAFDDLLLNLQQALHGPQADKLIAKIREQFQAALIDEFQDTDPIQYDCFHTIFANTEQPVFFVGDPKQAIYSFRGADIFTYLQAKHAASNEFNLDTNWRSHPRLVQAVNHLFERVPQPFLYEDIPFLPVKAARPDEACLTITGQAVSPLSWVWMASDKPFNVSDMMQYAADISADQIADLLNQSAAGEVMLTDKDGSQRRLNGGDIAILVRSHKQATTIQQALRARGVNSVQQSRDSVFETHQAIMLERVLMAIAQPSNDSLIATALATPLFAKTALDIYQLQQDEQLWLQQTDFFVSLHEQWQQAGFIVMFRALIAALDVQRRWLALADGERQLTNLLHLAELIQAYATRRNNTMEAILMWLASQRQAADKSGDAAQIRLESDEQLVKVITIHTSKGLEYPIVFCPFLWHQSQFNQSPTVMTFHREDDNQACVAFGEPGFSEAQPIVAEEQQAEDLRLLYVALTRARERCVIVWAPVKNVQQSALFQLLHPELESVDAGQMQQDLQDMVNAQNTNMDRVNWDLEAAPIVKQAETTAETLQAREFQGQIQTPWHIGSFTGLSHGQHMELPDHDAPLLPVETPSSEPRQDRFGFPKGANAGTCLHSLFEHWDFQQQNEELSLLVDKTLGQFGIDTEWSVTVSSWLEAVVTTSLDKQSGLTLRDIQPHQRLDEMAFFFPVTHLTTKRLKDTLLPFVADYPILNPIVKSLHFADLSGFMKGFIDLVFVQDGRFYIADYKSNWLGTQAENYQQGPLDEAMVAHSYPLQYLIYSLALHRYLKTRLPDYNPEQHFGGVYYLFIRGMHPDWGQAGVYFERPSSALLEALDLCMSEVGDV, encoded by the coding sequence ATGAGCGCCCAATTTGATGTGAATACGGTTGAACTCAAAGGCATTAATCTGATTGAAGCCAGTGCTGGCACGGGCAAAACGTTTACGCTGGCAGAGCTTTATTGCCGACTGGTGGTACAACAAAAACTGGAGGTCAGCCAGATTTTGGTAGTGACCTATACCCGTGCAGCGACCGAAGAGTTACGAGGACGTTTACGGGCAAGATTGGTGAGTGAGCGTAAACAGCTTAGCCAACAACAACAGGCGGACCCTCAGGCGATAAAACGTTTGCAACTGGCGATTCAAAGTTTTGATGAAGCCGCTATCTACACCATTCATGGATTTTGTCAGCGAGCCCTACAGGATTTTGCATTTGAGAGCGGCCATTTTTTTGATATGGAAATGGTGGCTGATGAACAAGAGCTTCGACAAGCGGTAGCTGATGATTTCTGGCGTCGCCATATCAGCTCAGCTGATAAAGCCTTTGCTCGATATTTATTACAAAACCGCCAAAATCCGGAAAGCTTATTGCAGTCGGTGAGCAGTGTGATCGGCAAGCCTTATCTTGAAGTCATCCCATTACCTGAGATGGCAACCGAACCATTACAAAGCTTATTTAATGAGCAATTCGATCATGTTCAGTCGCTGTGGTGGCTACAGCGTGAACAAGCTATTGCTGTATTGCAGGACAAAAATTTACTTAACGGTAATAAATATCGTACTGCCAGTGTCAGCAGCTGGATTGCTGAAATGGATAATCTGATGCAGGCCGGAAAACAGGCGGGCTTGTTTGAGAAATTTGCCAAGTTTGGTCATGCCGAACTGACTCAGGCATTAAAAAAAGGTCAGGAGTTACCTGAACTGAGTTTATGGCGGGCATGTGATGCTTTGCTTGATACGGATCAACAATTGCAAACAGCCCGTTTATTACAGCTGCAACAACTACGTCAGCAGTTAGCGGAATATCTGGCGAGTGAGCTACCAAAACGCAAGCAGCAATTAAAACTGCAGGCTTTTGATGATCTGCTGCTTAATTTGCAACAGGCGCTTCACGGACCGCAGGCAGATAAGCTGATTGCTAAAATTCGTGAACAGTTTCAAGCAGCATTGATTGATGAGTTTCAGGATACCGATCCGATTCAATACGATTGTTTTCACACGATTTTTGCAAATACCGAACAGCCCGTGTTTTTTGTCGGCGATCCTAAACAGGCGATTTATAGCTTTCGTGGCGCTGATATTTTTACCTATCTGCAAGCCAAACATGCTGCTAGTAATGAGTTTAATCTGGATACTAACTGGCGATCTCATCCACGTTTAGTGCAGGCCGTTAATCATCTGTTCGAACGCGTGCCACAGCCTTTTTTATATGAAGACATTCCGTTTCTACCGGTCAAGGCTGCACGTCCTGATGAAGCGTGTTTAACCATCACTGGACAAGCCGTGTCGCCCTTATCGTGGGTATGGATGGCATCTGACAAGCCATTTAATGTCAGTGATATGATGCAATACGCGGCAGATATTTCAGCTGATCAGATAGCTGATTTATTAAATCAATCTGCTGCTGGTGAGGTCATGCTGACCGATAAAGATGGCAGTCAGCGTCGCTTGAATGGTGGTGATATTGCTATCTTAGTCAGAAGTCACAAACAAGCGACAACGATTCAACAAGCATTACGTGCTCGTGGTGTGAACAGTGTGCAACAGTCGCGTGACAGTGTGTTTGAAACCCATCAGGCAATAATGTTGGAGCGGGTGTTAATGGCGATTGCTCAACCGAGCAATGATAGTTTGATTGCCACGGCTTTAGCCACGCCACTATTTGCCAAAACGGCGTTGGATATCTATCAGTTACAACAAGACGAACAGCTTTGGTTACAACAAACCGATTTCTTTGTTTCTCTGCATGAGCAGTGGCAGCAAGCCGGATTTATTGTGATGTTTCGTGCCTTAATTGCTGCACTGGATGTGCAGCGTCGCTGGTTAGCGTTGGCGGATGGTGAACGGCAATTAACTAACTTATTGCATTTAGCCGAACTGATTCAGGCGTATGCGACCCGCCGCAATAATACGATGGAAGCCATTTTGATGTGGTTAGCTTCACAGCGTCAGGCGGCGGATAAAAGTGGCGATGCAGCTCAGATTCGTCTGGAAAGTGATGAGCAACTGGTCAAAGTCATTACCATCCACACCAGTAAGGGGCTGGAATACCCCATTGTGTTTTGTCCCTTCCTTTGGCATCAGAGCCAGTTCAATCAGTCACCGACCGTCATGACCTTTCACCGTGAAGACGATAATCAAGCTTGTGTGGCATTTGGTGAACCTGGTTTCTCTGAAGCTCAACCGATTGTGGCTGAAGAACAGCAAGCCGAGGATTTACGCTTACTCTATGTGGCATTGACTCGTGCTCGTGAGCGCTGTGTGATTGTCTGGGCACCAGTGAAAAATGTGCAGCAGAGTGCGTTGTTTCAGCTACTTCATCCCGAGTTAGAGAGTGTTGATGCGGGTCAGATGCAGCAAGATTTGCAAGACATGGTCAACGCACAAAACACGAATATGGATAGGGTGAACTGGGATCTGGAAGCAGCGCCTATCGTCAAACAAGCTGAAACGACAGCAGAGACATTACAGGCCCGAGAGTTTCAGGGACAGATTCAGACACCATGGCATATCGGCAGTTTTACTGGCCTGAGTCATGGCCAGCATATGGAGTTACCAGATCATGACGCACCCTTGCTGCCAGTGGAAACGCCTAGCAGTGAACCACGCCAGGATCGTTTTGGTTTTCCGAAAGGCGCGAATGCGGGGACCTGTTTACATAGCTTATTTGAGCACTGGGATTTCCAGCAGCAGAATGAAGAACTTAGCTTGCTGGTGGATAAAACATTAGGCCAGTTTGGCATTGACACAGAATGGTCTGTCACTGTGTCATCTTGGTTAGAGGCCGTTGTCACCACGTCATTAGATAAGCAAAGCGGATTGACCTTACGTGATATTCAGCCACATCAGCGTTTAGATGAAATGGCATTTTTCTTTCCAGTGACGCATTTAACAACAAAACGTTTAAAAGACACCTTACTGCCATTTGTGGCTGATTATCCAATTCTCAATCCTATCGTGAAGTCATTACATTTCGCTGATTTAAGTGGCTTTATGAAAGGCTTTATCGATCTGGTGTTTGTGCAGGATGGTCGCTTTTATATTGCCGACTATAAATCCAATTGGTTAGGGACGCAGGCAGAAAACTACCAACAAGGGCCATTGGATGAGGCGATGGTGGCACATAGTTATCCATTGCAATATCTGATTTACAGCCTGGCTTTGCATCGTTATTTAAAAACACGATTGCCTGACTATAACCCTGAACAGCATTTTGGTGGAGTGTATTACTTATTCATTCGTGGCATGCATCCTGATTGGGGACAAGCGGGTGTGTATTTTGAGCGGCCATCTTCAGCATTACTTGAGGCACTTGATCTGTGCATGTCTGAGGTAGGCGATGTCTGA
- the recD gene encoding exodeoxyribonuclease V subunit alpha codes for MSDLLKLLRQHGLSELACQFAAYIDRKEQGMRPVVSITAALLSEAIAEGHVCLNLQQLPTFCQPLKSVLPESVDDWMEILSLAKTVGQPGDYTPLILTEQGLLYLYRYYRDEQDVASLIQQRLQPVKDIDLEQLNEDLGRWTSVIEGPDWQKIAVAVALSRQFAVISGGPGTGKTTIVLSMLNSLQQQSPELHIGLAAPTGKAAARLQQSISTQHAYEVKTLHRLLGITEHNDQGRYHAERPLPLDVLIIDEASMIDISLMAKLMRALSPSARLILLGDSQQLASVESGAVLANLSEGKQGQFTAEFSEQFPELEIPVTETSASSTLLNSFVRLQHSYRFDKDSTIGQLAKQVNEGDVLASLALLNPAANDIWYDTDESRQQSQFITGYQAFIDAVESKQTPQTVVKAFDSFRILAALKQGPQSVLSVNRLLMRLLAQRGWRTSLPFYAGRPIMITQNDYRQRLFNGDTGIILYDDSGQLRACFCFDEEVRWVPINRLPAHETAFAMTVHKSQGSEFDSVSILLPDEISPILNRELLYTAITRAKQQVFILSKEGTLRHTIQIRHQRESGLNKQLKHADDGV; via the coding sequence ATGTCTGATTTGCTGAAGTTATTGCGCCAGCACGGTTTAAGCGAATTAGCTTGCCAGTTTGCCGCTTATATTGATCGTAAAGAGCAGGGCATGCGTCCAGTGGTGAGTATCACGGCAGCATTATTATCAGAAGCGATTGCCGAAGGTCATGTTTGTCTGAATTTGCAGCAATTACCGACATTTTGTCAACCACTGAAATCGGTATTACCTGAAAGCGTTGATGACTGGATGGAAATCTTGTCATTAGCCAAAACAGTCGGGCAACCCGGTGATTACACACCGCTGATTTTGACAGAGCAGGGCTTGCTTTACCTTTATCGTTATTATCGTGATGAGCAGGATGTTGCCAGTCTGATTCAACAACGTTTACAGCCTGTGAAGGATATTGATCTTGAACAGCTCAATGAAGATTTAGGCCGATGGACCAGTGTGATTGAAGGTCCAGACTGGCAAAAAATCGCTGTAGCGGTGGCATTAAGCAGACAGTTTGCTGTTATTTCCGGTGGTCCTGGCACGGGTAAAACCACGATAGTATTAAGCATGCTCAATAGTTTGCAGCAGCAATCTCCCGAGCTGCATATTGGTTTGGCTGCACCGACAGGTAAAGCGGCTGCCAGATTGCAGCAATCCATTAGTACGCAGCATGCTTATGAGGTCAAAACGCTGCACCGTTTATTGGGCATTACCGAGCATAACGATCAGGGCCGTTACCATGCTGAACGACCGCTGCCTTTAGATGTGTTAATTATCGATGAAGCCTCAATGATTGATATCAGCTTGATGGCCAAATTAATGCGAGCTTTATCGCCGTCAGCCAGACTGATTTTATTAGGTGACAGTCAGCAACTAGCTTCAGTTGAGTCGGGTGCAGTGCTGGCAAATTTAAGTGAAGGTAAACAAGGGCAGTTCACCGCTGAATTTAGTGAGCAGTTTCCTGAGCTGGAGATTCCAGTGACCGAAACATCAGCGTCATCCACATTGCTTAATAGCTTTGTGCGTCTGCAACACAGTTACCGTTTTGATAAAGACAGTACTATCGGGCAATTAGCTAAACAGGTAAATGAAGGCGATGTGTTAGCGTCACTCGCTTTATTGAATCCAGCAGCTAATGACATTTGGTATGACACGGATGAAAGCCGGCAACAATCACAATTTATAACAGGTTACCAAGCCTTTATCGACGCGGTTGAGTCTAAGCAAACTCCGCAAACGGTCGTAAAAGCGTTTGATTCATTCAGAATTTTGGCCGCCTTAAAACAAGGGCCACAATCGGTGTTATCGGTTAATCGCTTGTTGATGAGATTGTTAGCCCAACGCGGCTGGCGAACCAGCTTACCGTTTTATGCTGGCAGACCGATCATGATCACCCAAAACGATTACCGGCAACGGCTGTTTAATGGCGATACCGGTATTATTTTGTATGACGATAGCGGCCAGCTCCGCGCCTGTTTTTGTTTTGATGAGGAAGTGCGTTGGGTCCCGATTAACCGTCTTCCAGCTCATGAAACCGCATTTGCCATGACGGTGCATAAAAGCCAGGGCTCAGAGTTTGATAGCGTCAGTATTTTATTACCGGATGAAATCAGCCCTATTCTTAACCGTGAACTGCTGTACACCGCCATTACCCGAGCCAAACAACAGGTGTTTATTCTGAGTAAAGAAGGCACGCTGCGTCACACCATTCAAATCAGACATCAGCGCGAGAGTGGTTTAAATAAACAATTAAAGCATGCTGATGATGGCGTTTAG
- a CDS encoding Crp/Fnr family transcriptional regulator: MDLAFGNVRSCIVHQFERVVDLTEDEVNLLMTLENNEREFQAGEELTRKGKYNNYFYTLQSGLACAIKTLADGQRQVLDIFLPGQIIGLQEIGLKNSFTEFRALTRLKAHPFPKQSLMKIFEQSPKLAKIFFTIMAREQAMLIERIVNISRRNAPERLAHFLVEMKMRLGSCACDFHLPINQSLIGDTLGISSVHVSRTLKHLRDLGLIDNKQGHIVINDLDGLIKLSSFDSGYLETSPEWK; encoded by the coding sequence ATGGATCTAGCTTTTGGTAATGTACGGAGTTGTATCGTTCATCAATTTGAACGGGTGGTTGATTTAACGGAAGATGAAGTCAACTTACTGATGACACTAGAAAATAATGAACGTGAATTTCAAGCCGGTGAAGAACTGACACGTAAAGGTAAGTACAACAATTATTTCTATACACTCCAGTCAGGTCTGGCATGTGCTATCAAAACCCTGGCTGATGGACAAAGACAGGTGTTGGACATTTTCCTGCCAGGACAAATTATCGGCTTACAAGAAATTGGGTTGAAAAACTCATTCACAGAGTTTCGTGCGTTAACGAGGCTGAAAGCGCATCCATTTCCTAAACAATCACTGATGAAAATTTTTGAACAATCGCCTAAGCTGGCTAAAATTTTCTTCACCATCATGGCCAGAGAGCAAGCCATGTTAATTGAAAGAATCGTCAATATCAGCAGGCGAAATGCACCTGAGCGTCTGGCTCATTTTCTGGTGGAAATGAAAATGCGGCTGGGATCATGTGCTTGTGATTTTCATCTGCCCATTAATCAAAGTCTGATTGGCGACACGCTCGGTATCTCCTCTGTTCATGTCAGCCGTACCTTAAAACACTTACGTGATTTAGGATTAATTGATAATAAACAGGGTCATATAGTGATAAATGACCTTGATGGCCTGATAAAATTATCAAGTTTTGATAGTGGCTATCTGGAAACGTCACCTGAGTGGAAATAA
- a CDS encoding FecR domain-containing protein, translating into MKQSCLSVYRFICLTIIWLLCSSSAYAQDWIYTVVDGDNLWNLSEQHLDKVTRFEQLRKLNNIENPKHLQPGTRIRVPLAWIRSNPVAAKIISINGSAEIQRARSSTTEPAKVGSLMQLGDQLSTEDDSSVAIEFADKSVLSLHENSLVHFDHLSAHGVTGMVDSRLNLLKGRMDTKVTPAVGPGSRFEIETPSAISAVRGTVYRALVMDNGDKSNIEVLHGKVAVSGANKQLLVNKGYGTQVATGQPPLPPKALLPAPIFEPIPDTITEINWRLAWSEVAGAKAYRVEVATENDFDTLVWEGITEYNRAAFPDLLDGHYAVRVRAIDSLGLEGINQQAMIQLNAQPQPPIALKPVDHQVFREQPPSLQWTAADNAKAYRLEIAADDKFTQPLLDKTLTDSEFDAASLSALGHYYWRLSSIASDGEVGPVGPARSYQIKPIPEKVEAAVSAEESGQLVASWNVGMGQPNYRVQIANDKAFNDIIIDETIDKAEYAFEPFEGDERYLRVKSIEQDGYEGPWGSTQTIQPLPEEPVNYWPLGLWTIFTIILI; encoded by the coding sequence ATGAAACAGTCATGTCTTAGTGTTTACCGCTTTATCTGTTTAACCATTATCTGGTTGCTGTGTTCAAGTAGTGCTTATGCTCAGGATTGGATTTATACCGTTGTTGACGGTGACAACCTCTGGAATCTAAGCGAACAACATCTTGATAAAGTCACCCGGTTTGAACAGTTACGCAAACTGAATAATATTGAGAATCCCAAACATTTACAGCCTGGCACCAGGATCCGTGTGCCACTAGCCTGGATTCGCAGCAATCCGGTTGCTGCAAAAATTATCTCCATTAACGGCAGCGCTGAAATTCAACGTGCCAGAAGCTCGACAACGGAGCCAGCAAAAGTCGGATCGTTAATGCAGCTTGGTGATCAGCTATCGACAGAGGATGACAGTAGTGTGGCTATCGAGTTTGCCGATAAGTCAGTGTTGTCACTTCATGAGAATAGTCTTGTGCATTTTGATCATTTAAGTGCTCATGGTGTCACCGGCATGGTCGACTCCAGATTGAACTTGTTAAAAGGCCGTATGGACACAAAAGTCACGCCTGCTGTGGGGCCTGGTTCACGATTTGAAATTGAAACACCCTCTGCTATTAGTGCTGTTCGAGGTACGGTTTACCGAGCATTGGTGATGGATAATGGCGATAAGTCGAATATAGAAGTCTTACACGGGAAGGTCGCTGTTTCAGGCGCCAACAAGCAATTACTGGTGAACAAAGGTTATGGAACCCAAGTCGCCACTGGTCAACCACCTTTGCCGCCAAAAGCACTTTTACCTGCCCCCATTTTTGAGCCAATTCCTGACACCATCACTGAAATCAATTGGCGATTAGCCTGGTCAGAAGTTGCTGGGGCAAAAGCCTATCGAGTTGAAGTGGCGACAGAAAATGATTTTGACACCTTGGTTTGGGAAGGCATCACTGAATACAATCGTGCTGCTTTTCCCGATCTGCTCGATGGCCACTACGCTGTCCGCGTTCGTGCCATTGACTCACTGGGGCTTGAGGGCATTAATCAGCAGGCCATGATTCAGCTTAATGCTCAGCCACAACCACCGATTGCATTGAAACCTGTAGATCATCAGGTTTTCCGTGAGCAGCCGCCCAGCTTACAATGGACAGCAGCGGATAATGCTAAAGCCTATCGCCTTGAAATCGCAGCCGATGACAAGTTCACCCAGCCGCTATTGGACAAAACGCTCACTGATTCAGAATTTGATGCTGCCTCTTTATCAGCATTGGGTCATTACTACTGGCGTTTATCCAGTATTGCTAGTGACGGTGAAGTTGGGCCTGTCGGACCAGCACGTTCGTATCAAATCAAACCGATTCCTGAAAAAGTTGAAGCGGCTGTCTCGGCAGAAGAGAGTGGTCAGTTAGTCGCTAGCTGGAATGTTGGGATGGGCCAACCCAATTATCGTGTGCAAATTGCAAATGATAAGGCATTCAATGACATCATTATTGATGAAACAATTGATAAAGCTGAATATGCATTTGAACCGTTTGAGGGGGATGAACGCTATCTTCGTGTCAAGAGTATTGAGCAGGATGGCTACGAAGGACCATGGGGTTCGACACAAACTATCCAGCCTCTACCTGAAGAACCAGTGAACTACTGGCCTTTGGGTTTGTGGACTATCTTTACCATTATTCTTATCTAA
- a CDS encoding EAL domain-containing protein: MDYWLIFSSFFVAAGFFLSEKKTLQRLDLLIYDVMLPLHSPKMSEQIVIIAIDDASIRALGRWPWSRHQHAKLLQELQKMSPKAIGIDLIFSEPEINSNADQSLAQAMLQNQHTVLVVAPIKETSDSLIVERLPIPLLASAAAALGHVDVELDIDGTNRHFYLYAGLGNPHWPNVALAMLKVGEDAGDYGSPSQPLSEYSVAGWVRSHKMMLSFTSADNLAKRISFKDVLEGRVDPELIRGKYVLIGATSAGIGDMISTPASRSHQRMPGVEIISQEMNTLLQDSHLYELSSSMQSGLTILLIIVSVGAIVLSPLRYSLITAVCSLIFILSCSLFLLLVYKLWFAPATAFILTAIAWPLWTVWQNRMSDRFIEKLIVQLDAQARQHIITGLPNHITLQEELYKLGTLDQPAKLTALIIIHVNKHESAISVIHRAIGDSLLVVIADRIKAAVGDDVFVAHLEEDDFAILLSGQSDLASIQQSANALLAQIQTPFHYLDEEIVLSPNMGISVWPMDSRDSSELLRKAFTAMFKSRMDESLPICLYTADIGEEIQARVELEKAMTGALERNEFQLCYQPQVEASSGKIIGAEALLRWHSPDLGPIGPETFIPVAEQSGLINSLGEFVLRKACDDLKLMKEAGLEHIRIAVNLSPLQFANMSLADDIAEILKSSHIEPSRLELEVTESTLMRNMNTAVEAMMNIKKHGMSLAIDDFGTGYSSLKHLQLFPLDCLKIDKCFTRDIEDKSSLEITLSVIDLAKRLNLRIIAEGVETDAQAKFFRLHRCDELQGYLFSKPIPAQALIELMKEQAEVA, encoded by the coding sequence TTGGATTATTGGCTCATTTTTAGTTCTTTTTTTGTTGCAGCAGGGTTTTTCTTATCTGAGAAAAAAACACTGCAACGATTAGACTTGCTGATTTACGACGTGATGCTGCCTTTGCATTCACCGAAAATGAGTGAGCAAATTGTGATTATTGCTATTGATGATGCCAGCATACGGGCATTAGGAAGGTGGCCTTGGTCGCGTCACCAGCATGCGAAATTACTCCAAGAACTTCAAAAAATGTCGCCAAAAGCTATTGGCATTGATTTGATCTTTTCTGAGCCTGAAATCAATAGTAATGCTGATCAGTCTCTCGCTCAGGCTATGCTTCAGAATCAACACACGGTGCTAGTGGTGGCGCCCATCAAAGAAACCTCTGATTCTCTGATTGTTGAACGTTTACCCATTCCCTTATTAGCGTCAGCCGCAGCGGCTCTGGGCCATGTTGATGTGGAATTAGATATTGATGGTACTAATCGTCATTTTTATTTATATGCAGGATTGGGTAATCCCCACTGGCCCAATGTTGCGTTGGCTATGCTTAAAGTAGGGGAGGATGCGGGTGATTATGGTTCACCAAGTCAGCCCCTGAGTGAGTACTCGGTAGCAGGTTGGGTACGAAGCCATAAAATGATGTTGTCATTTACTTCCGCTGACAATCTCGCCAAACGTATTTCTTTCAAAGATGTGCTGGAGGGGCGTGTCGACCCAGAGCTTATCAGGGGCAAGTATGTATTAATTGGCGCAACATCAGCAGGCATCGGTGACATGATTTCAACACCAGCCAGTCGTTCTCATCAACGTATGCCAGGGGTTGAGATTATTTCTCAGGAGATGAATACACTTTTACAAGATTCACACTTGTATGAGTTATCCTCCTCCATGCAGTCCGGCTTAACCATACTGCTGATTATAGTAAGTGTGGGTGCTATCGTCCTGTCACCACTACGATATTCATTGATAACAGCCGTTTGTAGCCTCATCTTTATTCTCAGTTGTTCCTTGTTTTTATTGTTGGTTTACAAACTATGGTTTGCTCCAGCGACAGCATTCATTTTGACAGCCATCGCCTGGCCGTTATGGACTGTCTGGCAAAACCGTATGTCGGATCGTTTTATTGAAAAACTGATTGTTCAGTTAGATGCACAAGCTAGACAGCATATTATTACCGGCTTACCCAATCACATTACGTTGCAGGAAGAGCTATACAAACTAGGCACGCTCGACCAACCGGCCAAATTAACCGCTTTGATCATTATTCATGTGAATAAGCATGAATCAGCGATAAGTGTGATTCACCGTGCAATTGGTGACTCCTTACTGGTAGTAATAGCCGACCGTATTAAAGCGGCTGTAGGAGATGATGTCTTTGTAGCGCATTTAGAAGAAGACGATTTTGCAATTTTACTCTCTGGACAAAGCGATCTTGCCTCTATTCAACAATCAGCGAATGCTTTATTAGCTCAAATTCAAACCCCTTTTCATTACCTGGATGAAGAAATTGTGCTGTCGCCGAATATGGGTATCAGTGTCTGGCCAATGGATAGCAGAGATAGCTCGGAACTACTTCGCAAAGCCTTCACTGCGATGTTTAAATCCAGAATGGATGAGTCTTTACCGATTTGTCTCTACACGGCCGATATCGGTGAAGAAATACAAGCCCGAGTCGAGCTGGAAAAAGCGATGACAGGGGCATTAGAGAGGAACGAATTCCAACTCTGCTATCAACCCCAAGTGGAAGCCAGCTCAGGAAAGATAATCGGAGCAGAAGCCTTACTACGCTGGCATAGTCCAGACTTAGGACCAATTGGACCTGAGACTTTTATACCGGTTGCAGAACAGTCAGGATTGATTAATTCGCTGGGTGAATTCGTCCTTAGAAAAGCCTGTGACGATCTTAAGCTGATGAAAGAAGCCGGACTGGAACATATACGCATTGCTGTGAATTTATCACCATTACAGTTTGCCAATATGTCGCTTGCTGATGATATTGCCGAGATATTAAAAAGCAGCCATATTGAGCCCTCAAGACTGGAGCTTGAAGTCACTGAAAGCACGCTGATGCGAAATATGAATACCGCTGTAGAAGCGATGATGAATATTAAAAAACATGGTATGAGTTTGGCGATTGATGACTTTGGTACAGGTTACTCGTCACTCAAACACCTACAACTGTTTCCTCTGGACTGCTTGAAAATCGACAAGTGTTTCACTCGTGATATTGAAGATAAAAGTTCACTTGAAATTACCTTGTCGGTTATTGACCTGGCTAAACGGCTCAATCTTCGCATTATTGCTGAAGGGGTTGAGACAGATGCCCAGGCAAAATTCTTCCGTCTGCATCGCTGTGATGAGTTGCAAGGCTATTTATTCAGTAAACCGATTCCGGCGCAAGCGTTGATTGAACTGATGAAAGAGCAAGCTGAGGTTGCTTAG